One genomic segment of Streptomyces sp. NBC_00239 includes these proteins:
- a CDS encoding rhomboid family intramembrane serine protease → MDTDRLPGCYRHPDRHTGIHCTRCDRPICPECMIDASVGFQCPDCVRTGSGTGHPPTATEPRTVAGGPVATDPSLITKLLIGLNLAVFLGVRVYGDEFMVRLGLVGRYFDPANGWEGVAEGQWYRLLTSMFLHEEIVHIGFNMLSLWFLGPPLEAALGRSRFLALYLGSGLAGSALVYWLEAPQQLTLGASGAIFGLFGATAVLMRRLRYDMRPMIALLVLNLVLTFGWGGISWQAHIGGLIGGAVIGFGMVHAPREHRALWQWGSCALVLAAVVATVLLRTVALT, encoded by the coding sequence ATGGACACCGACCGCCTCCCCGGCTGCTACCGGCACCCCGACCGCCACACCGGCATCCACTGCACCCGCTGCGACCGGCCGATCTGCCCCGAGTGCATGATCGACGCCTCCGTCGGCTTCCAATGCCCCGACTGCGTCCGCACCGGCTCCGGCACCGGCCACCCCCCCACCGCCACCGAACCCCGCACCGTCGCCGGCGGCCCCGTCGCCACCGACCCCAGCCTCATCACCAAACTGCTCATCGGCCTCAACCTGGCCGTCTTCCTCGGCGTACGCGTCTACGGCGACGAATTCATGGTCCGGCTCGGCCTCGTCGGCCGCTACTTCGACCCCGCCAACGGCTGGGAAGGCGTCGCCGAAGGCCAGTGGTACCGCCTGCTGACCTCGATGTTCCTCCACGAGGAAATCGTCCACATCGGCTTCAACATGCTCAGCCTGTGGTTCCTCGGCCCCCCGCTCGAAGCCGCCCTGGGCCGCTCCCGCTTCCTGGCGCTCTACCTCGGCTCCGGACTCGCCGGCAGCGCCCTCGTCTACTGGCTCGAAGCACCCCAGCAGCTCACCCTCGGCGCCTCCGGCGCGATCTTCGGCCTCTTCGGCGCCACCGCCGTCCTCATGCGCCGGCTGCGCTACGACATGCGCCCCATGATCGCGCTGCTCGTCCTCAACCTCGTCCTCACCTTCGGCTGGGGCGGCATCTCCTGGCAGGCCCACATCGGCGGCCTCATCGGCGGCGCCGTCATCGGCTTCGGCATGGTCCACGCCCCCCGCGAACACCGCGCCCTGTGGCAATGGGGAAGCTGCGCACTGGTCCTCGCGGCCGTCGTCGCGACCGTCCTCCTGAGGACCGTCGCGCTCACCTGA
- a CDS encoding proline--tRNA ligase — protein MFQVQRMSRLMVKTLREDPADAETLSHRLLVRAGYVRRNSAGVWSWLPLGRRVLENVSRVVREEMDAIGGQEVLLPALLAKEPYEASGRWSEYGDLLFRLRDRKGAEYLLGPTHEEVFTLLVKDQCTSYKDLPVILYQIQTKYRDEARPRSGVLRGREFQMKDSYSFDVTDEGLAEAYALHRAAYERIFTRLGLDFRICAAVSGAMGGSASEEFLAPAAAGEDTFAGCPGCGYAANTEAVTFPLVPVAGEVPALEEVATPATPTIGALAASLGVPASATLKNLLVKVDGEITAVGVPGDREVDLGKLAEQLAPAVVALVTEEDFALRPDLVRGYVGPQGLGKVPYLADPRVAPGTAWITGANRVDTHARNVVCGRDFVVDRYLDVVVVEAGDPCPACGGALVLDRAIEVGHIFQLGRKYADTFRLDVLGRDGKPVRVTMGSYGIGVSRLVAALAEQSADERGLCWPAAVAPADVHVVAAGKAVQTELALEVAGSLAGRGLRVLVDERAGVSPGVKFADAELIGVPWIVVAGRRAGEGVVELKDRRTGAREELPVVDAVARLAPGGPAVPAAGASGGGFAG, from the coding sequence ATGTTCCAGGTCCAGCGCATGTCCCGGTTGATGGTGAAGACGCTGCGGGAGGATCCGGCGGATGCGGAGACGCTGAGCCACCGGCTGTTGGTGCGGGCGGGGTACGTACGGCGGAATTCGGCCGGGGTGTGGAGCTGGCTGCCGTTGGGGCGGCGGGTGCTGGAGAACGTGTCGCGGGTGGTGCGCGAGGAGATGGACGCGATCGGCGGCCAGGAGGTGCTGTTGCCGGCGCTGCTGGCGAAGGAGCCGTACGAGGCGTCCGGGCGGTGGTCGGAGTACGGGGACCTGTTGTTCCGGCTGCGGGACCGCAAGGGTGCGGAGTACCTGCTGGGTCCGACGCACGAGGAGGTCTTCACGCTGCTGGTGAAGGACCAGTGCACGTCGTACAAGGATCTGCCGGTGATCTTGTACCAGATCCAGACGAAGTACCGGGACGAGGCGCGGCCGCGGTCGGGGGTGCTGCGGGGCCGGGAGTTCCAGATGAAGGATTCGTACTCCTTCGACGTGACGGACGAGGGGCTGGCGGAGGCGTACGCGCTGCACCGGGCGGCGTACGAGCGGATCTTCACGCGGCTGGGGCTGGATTTCCGGATCTGTGCGGCGGTGTCGGGGGCGATGGGCGGTTCGGCGTCGGAGGAGTTCCTGGCGCCGGCGGCGGCGGGGGAGGACACGTTCGCGGGTTGTCCGGGGTGCGGGTACGCGGCGAACACGGAGGCGGTGACGTTTCCGCTGGTGCCGGTGGCGGGTGAGGTGCCGGCGCTGGAGGAGGTGGCGACGCCGGCGACTCCGACGATCGGGGCGCTGGCCGCGTCTTTGGGGGTGCCGGCGTCGGCGACGTTGAAGAACCTGCTGGTGAAGGTGGACGGGGAGATCACCGCGGTGGGGGTGCCGGGGGACCGCGAGGTGGATCTGGGGAAGCTGGCGGAGCAGTTGGCGCCGGCGGTGGTCGCGTTGGTGACGGAGGAGGATTTCGCGCTCCGGCCGGATCTGGTGCGCGGTTACGTGGGGCCGCAGGGGCTGGGGAAGGTGCCTTACCTGGCGGATCCGCGGGTGGCTCCGGGTACGGCGTGGATCACCGGGGCGAACCGGGTGGACACGCATGCGCGGAACGTGGTGTGCGGGCGGGACTTCGTGGTGGACCGGTACCTGGACGTGGTGGTGGTCGAGGCGGGGGATCCGTGTCCGGCGTGCGGGGGTGCGCTGGTGTTGGACCGGGCGATCGAGGTGGGTCACATCTTCCAGTTGGGGAGGAAGTACGCGGACACGTTCCGGCTGGATGTGCTGGGCCGGGACGGGAAGCCGGTGCGGGTGACGATGGGTTCGTACGGGATCGGGGTGTCGCGGCTGGTGGCGGCGCTGGCCGAGCAGTCGGCGGACGAGCGCGGGCTGTGCTGGCCGGCGGCGGTGGCGCCGGCGGACGTGCATGTGGTGGCGGCGGGCAAGGCGGTGCAGACGGAGCTGGCGCTGGAGGTGGCGGGGTCGCTGGCGGGTCGGGGGCTGCGGGTGCTGGTGGACGAGCGGGCGGGGGTGTCGCCGGGGGTGAAGTTCGCGGACGCGGAGCTGATCGGGGTGCCGTGGATCGTGGTGGCCGGGCGGCGGGCGGGGGAGGGGGTGGTGGAGCTGAAGGACCGGCGTACGGGTGCGCGGGAGGAGCTGCCGGTGGTGGACGCGGTGGCCCGGCTGGCTCCGGGCGGGCCGGCGGTCCCGGCGGCCGGGGCGTCCGGGGGCGGGTTCGCGGGCTGA
- a CDS encoding DUF5324 family protein, whose translation MTRTEGVLAAASTAKESVRHAAEAVAPYAETARDAAAHYAHEANARLAPKVSGAAQEAARQARVQYGAHVAPRLVQARDALPAQVDDTAVRMVRGTRSACRHAADYVQPRFESAVAAAQPVAEEAAARSSAALVALRGQVAAKEIQRLVGRQERRARTRRVLKGVALVGLLTAGAFAAWRWWDRQSNPDWLVEPPAATEVADRPPLAAVDGSGPERALDDADAEAGREQDDR comes from the coding sequence GTGACCCGCACGGAAGGCGTGCTCGCCGCTGCCAGCACGGCGAAGGAGAGCGTCCGGCACGCAGCGGAGGCGGTGGCGCCGTACGCGGAGACTGCCAGAGACGCGGCGGCGCATTATGCGCACGAGGCGAATGCGAGGCTCGCCCCGAAGGTGTCGGGGGCGGCCCAGGAGGCGGCGCGGCAGGCCCGTGTCCAGTACGGGGCGCATGTGGCGCCGCGGCTGGTGCAGGCCCGTGATGCGTTGCCGGCGCAGGTGGACGACACCGCGGTACGGATGGTGCGTGGTACGCGCAGTGCGTGCCGGCACGCGGCTGATTATGTGCAGCCGCGGTTCGAGAGTGCGGTGGCCGCTGCGCAGCCGGTGGCCGAGGAGGCTGCCGCCCGGTCTTCGGCGGCGTTGGTGGCGCTGCGCGGTCAGGTGGCGGCGAAGGAGATTCAGCGGCTGGTCGGCAGGCAGGAGCGGCGGGCTCGTACGCGCCGGGTCTTGAAGGGTGTGGCGCTGGTCGGGTTGTTGACGGCCGGGGCGTTCGCGGCGTGGAGGTGGTGGGACCGGCAGTCGAATCCGGATTGGCTGGTGGAGCCGCCGGCGGCGACGGAGGTGGCGGATCGGCCGCCGCTTGCTGCGGTGGACGGGAGCGGGCCGGAGCGGGCCCTGGACGACGCGGATGCGGAGGCGGGGCGCGAGCAGGACGACCGCTGA
- the crgA gene encoding cell division protein CrgA — translation MPKSRIRKKTDYTPPPAAKQAQTIKLTNRSWVAPVMLALFLIGLAWIVMFYVTDTRLPIESLGNWNIVVGFGFIAGGFGVSTQWK, via the coding sequence GTGCCGAAGTCACGTATCCGCAAGAAGACCGACTACACGCCGCCGCCGGCCGCGAAGCAGGCCCAGACGATCAAGCTGACGAACCGCAGCTGGGTCGCCCCGGTGATGCTGGCGCTCTTCCTGATCGGTCTCGCCTGGATCGTGATGTTCTACGTCACCGACACGCGGCTGCCGATCGAGTCCCTCGGCAACTGGAACATCGTGGTCGGGTTCGGCTTCATCGCCGGAGGCTTCGGCGTATCCACCCAGTGGAAGTAA
- a CDS encoding peptidylprolyl isomerase produces MAEKLYATLKTNQGDIEIELLPNHAPKTVRNFVELATGAREWTNPETGAKSTDRLYDGTLFHRVISGFMIQGGDPLSNGTGGPGYQFPDEFHPDLAFTKPYLLAMANAGPGTNGSQFFITVAPTAWLTRRHTIFGQITDKASQAVVSAIAATPTNPRTERPLEDVVLQTVAIEKR; encoded by the coding sequence GTGGCCGAGAAGCTTTACGCCACCCTCAAGACCAACCAAGGCGACATCGAGATCGAACTGCTGCCCAACCACGCACCCAAGACCGTCCGCAACTTCGTGGAACTCGCCACCGGCGCACGCGAATGGACCAACCCCGAAACCGGCGCCAAGTCCACCGACCGCCTCTACGACGGCACCCTCTTCCACCGCGTCATCAGCGGCTTCATGATCCAGGGCGGCGACCCCCTCAGCAACGGCACCGGCGGCCCCGGCTACCAGTTCCCCGACGAGTTCCACCCCGACCTCGCCTTCACCAAGCCCTACCTGCTCGCCATGGCCAACGCCGGACCCGGCACCAACGGCTCCCAGTTCTTCATCACCGTCGCCCCCACCGCCTGGCTCACCCGCCGCCACACCATCTTCGGCCAGATCACCGACAAGGCCTCCCAGGCCGTCGTCAGCGCCATCGCCGCCACCCCCACCAACCCGCGCACCGAGCGCCCCCTGGAAGACGTGGTCCTCCAGACGGTCGCCATCGAGAAGCGCTGA